The following are from one region of the Methanoculleus caldifontis genome:
- a CDS encoding cyclase family protein produces MTVYEITRDLSADAVLYPGDVRPRFQEIDTGQYRVTEMTLGTHTGTHIDAPSHYVGGGMTVDAIPPGVLVGPARVLDCTDAERLIGPDHLAGRLAGTRTLLLKTWFSGRREFDPGYPSLSSEAAKMVVEAGITCLGTDAPSIEEFDCDGSVHRLLLGSGTVVLELLDLAAVPEGEYFMAALPLRIRGADGSPVRAILWDKEEFA; encoded by the coding sequence GTGACGGTCTACGAGATCACCCGGGACCTCTCCGCAGACGCGGTCCTCTACCCCGGAGACGTCCGGCCCCGGTTCCAGGAGATCGATACCGGCCAGTACCGGGTGACGGAGATGACCCTCGGGACTCACACGGGGACGCACATCGACGCCCCGTCCCATTACGTCGGGGGGGGCATGACGGTCGACGCTATCCCCCCCGGCGTCCTCGTAGGGCCGGCACGGGTGCTCGACTGCACCGACGCGGAACGGCTCATCGGTCCGGACCACCTCGCCGGGCGCCTCGCCGGAACCCGGACGCTCCTCCTCAAAACCTGGTTCTCGGGGCGGCGGGAGTTCGATCCCGGCTACCCGTCGCTCTCCTCTGAAGCGGCGAAGATGGTCGTCGAGGCCGGGATCACCTGCCTCGGCACCGACGCCCCCTCGATCGAGGAGTTCGATTGCGACGGCTCGGTCCACCGGCTCCTGCTCGGGAGCGGGACGGTCGTCCTCGAACTCCTCGATCTTGCGGCCGTGCCGGAGGGGGAGTACTTCATGGCGGCGCTGCCGCTGCGGATCAGGGGTGCCGACGGGTCGCCCGTGCGGGCGATTCTCTGGGATAAGGAGGAATTTGCGTGA
- a CDS encoding phosphopentomutase/phosphoglucosamine mutase produces the protein MLFGSSGIRQEFSSGLVDLALRIGAAVAGGASNIAVGRDTRTTSELLEHCVVTGMLSAGATVHTCGVAPTPTVAHATGCVDAGCMITASHNPESYNGVKLFNPDGSSFTLRQQAAIEEALEATHWKSWAEQGRVVSIDAVEAHREAILEKISLSRPIDVVLDCGNGAASVISPDLLAAAGATVTGLNCNVFGRFARPSEPLEANLPYAGELVRKREAACAIIHDGDADRMMAFDERGRYIDGDHLLMLFAKYLDRKRVVTTVDASMAIEEIAEVHRTPVGDSFVSEELLSWGDFGGEASGSWIFPEHSYCPDGIYAAALLCEIASEWSIAEELDRMPRYTLLRESYRIPSPRQVMTAMGADEPTHGVRFEDEDGWYLVRASGTEPKVRITAEGRTPAKAKEMLELGHAALEKAKRSQE, from the coding sequence ATGCTTTTCGGCTCTTCCGGAATCCGGCAGGAGTTCAGCTCCGGCCTCGTCGACCTCGCGCTTCGTATCGGGGCTGCCGTCGCGGGCGGCGCCTCAAACATCGCCGTGGGCAGGGATACCCGCACGACGAGCGAACTTCTTGAACACTGCGTCGTCACCGGGATGCTCTCGGCCGGTGCAACCGTCCATACCTGCGGCGTCGCGCCCACCCCGACCGTCGCCCACGCGACGGGATGCGTCGACGCGGGATGCATGATCACCGCCTCGCATAACCCCGAGTCCTACAACGGGGTGAAACTCTTCAACCCCGACGGGTCCTCGTTCACCCTCCGGCAGCAGGCGGCGATCGAGGAAGCGCTCGAAGCGACCCACTGGAAGAGCTGGGCCGAGCAGGGGCGCGTCGTCTCCATCGATGCGGTGGAAGCCCACCGCGAGGCGATTCTCGAGAAAATCAGCCTCTCGCGGCCGATCGACGTCGTGCTCGACTGCGGCAACGGCGCCGCGAGCGTCATCAGCCCCGACCTCCTCGCAGCGGCGGGAGCGACCGTCACCGGCCTGAACTGCAACGTCTTCGGCCGGTTTGCCCGGCCCTCTGAACCGCTCGAGGCGAACCTCCCCTACGCCGGAGAACTCGTCAGGAAGCGGGAGGCCGCGTGCGCGATCATCCACGACGGCGACGCTGATCGGATGATGGCCTTTGACGAGCGGGGCCGCTACATCGACGGGGACCACCTCCTGATGCTCTTTGCGAAGTATCTCGACCGGAAGCGCGTCGTCACGACCGTCGACGCCTCGATGGCGATCGAGGAGATCGCCGAGGTCCACCGCACCCCCGTCGGGGACAGTTTCGTCTCTGAGGAGCTCCTCTCCTGGGGAGACTTCGGCGGCGAGGCCTCGGGGAGCTGGATCTTCCCCGAACATTCCTACTGTCCGGACGGGATCTACGCCGCGGCCCTGCTCTGCGAGATCGCGTCCGAGTGGTCGATCGCAGAAGAACTCGACCGGATGCCCCGCTACACCCTTCTCCGGGAGTCCTACCGCATCCCCTCGCCCCGCCAGGTCATGACGGCGATGGGGGCCGACGAACCGACCCACGGGGTCCGGTTCGAGGACGAGGACGGCTGGTATCTGGTCCGGGCGAGCGGCACCGAGCCGAAGGTCCGGATCACGGCCGAGGGCAGAACCCCGGCAAAAGCGAAGGAGATGCTTGAACTGGGCCACGCCGCCCTTGAGAAGGCGAAGCGCAGTCAGGAGTGA
- the glmU gene encoding bifunctional sugar-1-phosphate nucleotidylyltransferase/acetyltransferase: protein MQCVVLAAGEGKRMRPLTARRPKVMLPIANRPMMEHLVLAARDAGITEFIFVVGYFEREIRNHFGDGSTLGVKIAYVTQRHQLGTADALRATAGMVTDRFLLLNGDMVLKTDDIREFCTRNAPCVGIHGTDHPQDYGVVTVEEDRITGLEEKSEHPKSNLINAGAYLFNPDIFDLITRIGISGRGEFELTDALESYIREGKLTAYPLDYWLDVGQPWDLLDANGALLGAMQHEQHGTVENGCTLPETVSIGKGTVIRAGTYIEGACVIGENCVIGPHAYIRGSTAIGDNCHIGHATEIKNSIVMPGTKIPHFNYIGDSVIGSGCNFGAGTKVANLRHDNGAVKVCGKSTGRRKFGAIIGDDVLFGINCSVNVGSLIGSNTRVAPHSLVEGCIEEGSIIR from the coding sequence ATGCAGTGTGTCGTACTTGCAGCAGGAGAAGGGAAACGGATGCGCCCCCTGACCGCCCGGCGCCCGAAGGTGATGCTCCCCATAGCGAACCGCCCGATGATGGAACACCTGGTCCTCGCGGCCCGCGATGCCGGGATCACCGAGTTCATCTTCGTCGTCGGCTACTTCGAACGCGAGATCCGGAACCACTTCGGGGACGGGAGCACGCTCGGCGTGAAGATCGCCTACGTGACCCAGCGGCACCAGCTCGGCACCGCCGACGCCCTGCGTGCGACGGCGGGGATGGTCACCGACAGGTTCCTCCTCTTGAACGGCGATATGGTCTTAAAGACTGACGATATCCGGGAGTTCTGCACGAGGAACGCACCGTGCGTCGGGATCCACGGGACCGACCACCCGCAGGACTACGGCGTCGTGACGGTGGAGGAAGACCGGATCACCGGCCTCGAGGAGAAGTCGGAGCACCCCAAAAGCAACCTGATCAACGCGGGCGCCTACCTCTTCAACCCCGATATCTTCGACCTCATCACCAGGATCGGGATATCCGGCCGCGGAGAGTTCGAACTGACCGACGCCCTCGAGTCTTATATCAGAGAAGGGAAGCTCACCGCATACCCGCTGGACTACTGGCTCGACGTCGGGCAGCCCTGGGACCTCCTCGACGCGAACGGAGCGCTCCTCGGTGCGATGCAGCACGAGCAGCACGGCACCGTCGAGAACGGGTGTACCCTTCCCGAGACGGTCAGCATCGGGAAAGGGACGGTGATCCGGGCCGGGACCTACATCGAGGGGGCCTGCGTCATCGGCGAGAACTGCGTCATCGGCCCCCACGCCTACATCCGTGGTTCGACCGCCATCGGTGATAACTGCCATATCGGGCACGCGACCGAGATCAAGAACTCCATCGTCATGCCGGGAACAAAGATCCCGCACTTCAACTACATCGGCGACAGCGTCATCGGGAGCGGGTGCAACTTCGGCGCCGGCACCAAGGTTGCGAACCTCCGGCACGACAACGGGGCGGTGAAGGTCTGCGGGAAGTCGACCGGCCGGAGGAAGTTCGGCGCCATCATCGGCGACGATGTCCTCTTCGGGATCAACTGCTCGGTCAACGTCGGGAGCCTCATCGGCAGCAACACCCGGGTAGCCCCCCACTCGCTCGTGGAAGGGTGCATCGAGGAAGGATCGATCATCAGGTGA
- a CDS encoding sugar phosphate nucleotidyltransferase has translation MQAVILAAGEGSRLRPLTRSKPKAMLPVANRPIIEYVIDALLENGIRDIVVVVGYRKEDVIRHLNRLDAPIEVVVQERQLGTADALRAAESEITEDFLVLPGDNYINAESVARIKQERNAMLVAEHPNPSNFGVVVIRNGLVREIIEKPEDAPTFTVSTGVYSFTPDVFSFLRTTEIPDALAAMIAAGRRIRAIPADDWQDAIYSWDLLKLNSRMLKSVRPKIGGQIDASVIRRGVVRIGTGTTIGPNTVIYGPVTIGDNCNIGPNCVIMPDVSIGDRVVLEPFTYTADSLIMNDVNIGSHSRIVSAVFGQGCILADHTTTYPSASYIEVGGRPQKEEFGAVLGEGVRAGPFTTFKNCIAGNSVTIEGGKTVVGLLEDGTRVM, from the coding sequence ATGCAGGCAGTCATTCTAGCAGCAGGAGAAGGGAGCCGCCTCCGGCCGCTGACCCGGAGCAAGCCCAAAGCCATGCTCCCGGTCGCGAACCGGCCGATCATCGAGTACGTCATCGATGCCCTCCTCGAGAACGGGATCCGCGATATTGTGGTAGTCGTCGGCTACAGGAAGGAGGACGTCATCCGGCACCTCAACCGGCTCGACGCCCCGATCGAGGTCGTCGTGCAGGAACGGCAGCTCGGGACCGCCGACGCCCTCCGGGCGGCCGAGTCGGAGATCACGGAGGACTTCCTCGTCCTCCCCGGCGACAACTACATCAACGCGGAGTCGGTCGCCCGGATCAAACAGGAGCGTAACGCGATGCTCGTCGCCGAACACCCGAACCCCTCGAACTTCGGGGTCGTGGTGATCAGAAACGGCCTCGTCCGCGAGATCATCGAGAAGCCCGAGGACGCCCCGACGTTCACCGTCTCGACCGGGGTCTACTCGTTTACGCCCGACGTCTTCTCCTTCCTCCGGACGACCGAGATCCCCGACGCCCTCGCTGCCATGATCGCGGCGGGCCGGCGGATCCGGGCGATCCCGGCGGACGACTGGCAGGACGCCATCTACTCCTGGGACCTCCTGAAACTGAACAGCCGGATGCTCAAAAGCGTCCGCCCGAAGATCGGCGGGCAGATCGATGCGTCCGTCATCCGGAGGGGGGTGGTCCGCATCGGGACCGGAACGACGATCGGGCCGAACACCGTCATCTACGGCCCCGTCACGATCGGGGACAACTGCAACATCGGCCCGAACTGCGTCATCATGCCCGACGTAAGCATCGGCGATAGGGTGGTGCTCGAACCCTTCACCTACACCGCCGACTCGCTCATCATGAACGACGTCAATATCGGGTCTCATTCACGTATCGTCTCGGCCGTCTTCGGCCAGGGGTGCATCCTCGCGGACCATACCACCACCTACCCGTCTGCGAGTTACATCGAGGTCGGAGGGCGGCCCCAGAAGGAGGAATTCGGCGCAGTCCTCGGTGAAGGCGTCCGAGCGGGACCCTTCACAACATTTAAAAACTGTATAGCAGGTAACAGTGTCACCATCGAGGGGGGGAAGACGGTAGTCGGCCTCCTCGAGGATGGCACCCGGGTGATGTAG
- the glmS gene encoding glutamine--fructose-6-phosphate transaminase (isomerizing): MCGIVGYIGRRDATPVLIQGLKRLEYRGYDSFGIATVGSAIEVYKKMGRISDGEAGAAHLHGCTGIGHTRWATHGEPNDVNAHPHTDCTGKIAVVHNGVIENYSELKRQLLARGHIFRSETDTEVIAHLIEEHYDGDLLAAVNAILPELHGSYAVLAIAEDTEQIVAARNASPLVLGVGDAEVFAASDMTPLLEYTERVIYLEDGDVADLTPDRYTVYHDGRTVDRPVELISWCVEDTRKGGFDHYMLKEIFEQPQSFYETIRAGIDDRIRQMVLEAEEITLVACGTSYHTALIFKYLAEALCNIPVRVELGSEFKYFTPPLHGLVIAVSQSGETADTIAALKMAKARNCPTLAITNMQGSTVTRVADQTLLMRAGPEIGVAATKSYTAQLAALMEIVNVRCDGAFDDVLSHAHLAIGDVLLHEIKEAVALCAGAEHVFFVGRGAFYPVSLEGALKMKEISYVHAEGYAAGELKHGPFALLTAETPVVAVCTPGPTYGVMASNIKEMKARKAPVIALGVVGDTELAEITDIFIPIPNTHLLVQVLTASVVLQLLAYHTACALQCDVDKPRNLAKSVTVE; this comes from the coding sequence ATGTGTGGTATTGTCGGCTACATCGGAAGACGGGACGCAACGCCGGTCCTGATCCAGGGATTGAAACGGCTTGAGTACCGGGGCTACGATTCGTTCGGGATCGCAACGGTCGGGAGCGCGATCGAGGTATACAAGAAGATGGGGAGGATCTCGGACGGCGAGGCCGGGGCAGCCCATCTCCACGGGTGCACCGGGATCGGGCACACCCGGTGGGCAACGCATGGCGAGCCCAACGACGTCAACGCCCACCCCCACACGGACTGCACGGGGAAGATCGCCGTGGTCCACAACGGGGTCATCGAGAACTACAGCGAGCTCAAACGGCAGCTCCTGGCACGCGGCCACATCTTCCGGTCGGAGACCGACACCGAGGTGATCGCCCATCTCATCGAGGAGCATTACGACGGCGATCTCCTCGCGGCGGTCAACGCGATCCTCCCCGAACTCCATGGCTCGTATGCGGTCCTCGCGATCGCAGAGGACACCGAGCAGATCGTCGCCGCACGGAACGCGAGCCCCCTCGTCCTCGGGGTCGGGGATGCTGAGGTCTTCGCCGCCTCGGACATGACGCCGCTCCTCGAGTACACCGAGCGCGTGATCTACCTCGAGGACGGCGACGTCGCCGATCTCACCCCCGACCGTTACACCGTCTACCACGACGGCCGGACCGTGGACCGCCCGGTGGAACTGATCAGCTGGTGCGTCGAGGATACCCGGAAGGGCGGGTTCGACCACTACATGTTAAAGGAGATCTTCGAGCAGCCCCAGTCCTTCTACGAGACCATCCGGGCCGGCATCGACGATCGTATCAGGCAGATGGTGTTGGAGGCCGAGGAGATCACCCTGGTTGCCTGCGGGACATCCTACCACACCGCCCTGATCTTCAAGTATCTCGCAGAAGCGCTCTGCAACATCCCCGTGCGGGTCGAACTCGGGTCGGAGTTCAAGTACTTCACCCCCCCTCTCCACGGCCTCGTGATCGCGGTCTCGCAGTCGGGTGAGACCGCGGACACGATCGCCGCCCTGAAGATGGCGAAAGCACGCAACTGCCCCACGCTCGCCATCACCAACATGCAGGGGAGCACGGTCACCCGCGTCGCCGACCAGACCCTCCTGATGCGGGCGGGCCCGGAGATCGGCGTCGCCGCGACCAAGTCCTATACGGCGCAGCTTGCGGCGCTGATGGAGATCGTCAACGTGCGGTGCGACGGGGCGTTCGACGACGTCCTCTCGCACGCCCATCTCGCCATCGGCGACGTCCTCCTCCATGAGATCAAAGAGGCGGTCGCCCTCTGCGCGGGTGCCGAGCACGTCTTCTTCGTCGGAAGGGGAGCGTTTTACCCGGTCTCCCTCGAGGGCGCCTTAAAGATGAAGGAGATCAGCTACGTCCACGCCGAAGGGTATGCGGCGGGCGAACTCAAGCACGGGCCGTTCGCCCTCCTCACCGCGGAGACGCCGGTGGTCGCCGTCTGCACCCCCGGCCCGACCTACGGCGTGATGGCCTCGAACATCAAGGAGATGAAGGCGAGGAAAGCCCCGGTCATCGCCCTCGGCGTCGTCGGGGATACGGAACTCGCCGAGATCACGGACATCTTCATCCCCATCCCGAACACACACCTTCTCGTGCAGGTGCTGACCGCGTCGGTCGTCCTCCAGCTGCTCGCGTACCACACCGCCTGTGCCCTGCAGTGCGACGTCGACAAACCCCGTAATCTGGCAAAGAGCGTGACTGTTGAATGA